The Humulus lupulus chromosome 4, drHumLupu1.1, whole genome shotgun sequence genome has a window encoding:
- the LOC133831693 gene encoding uncharacterized protein LOC133831693 produces MAGREVREYTNLSDPKDKKLGKGKDKIDDEDITFQRMVAKMQEVAGERGGYLHGRGALDSDDLLYLKEQMEAEEDAERLLRRTEKRAFAAFKISFHIV; encoded by the exons ATGGCGGGCAGAGAAGTTCGTGAATACACCAATCTCAGTGACCCAAAag ATAAGAAATTGGGGAAAGGAAAGGATAAAATTGATGATGAAGATATCACATTCCAGCGAATGGTTGCCAAG ATGCAAGAGGTTGCTGGAGAAAGAGGAGGCTACCTCCATGGACGAGGCG CCTTGGACAGCGATGACCTACTCTATCTAAAGGAGCAGATGGAAGCTGAGGAGGACGCTGAGCGTCTCCTTCGCCGTACTGAGAAACGGGCATTTGCTGCCTTTAAGATATCCTTTCACATTGTTTAA
- the LOC133829542 gene encoding abietadienol/abietadienal oxidase has translation MIMTLFFIVFFLIKFLQKENTKLAKTRHKKLPPGRRGWPLIGDSFNWYNAVASSHPPTFVEQQVKRFGKIFSCSLFGKWAVVSADPSFNRFVMQNEGKLFKSSYPKSFRDLVGKNGVITVQGEQQRKLHGIASNMMRLEKLKFHFLEDIQRVMTRTLCSFEDDQLILLQDVCRKVAINLMVNQLLGITSESEINEMAHLFSDFVDGCLSVPINLPGCPYHTAMKAREKIIKKINRTIKMYREEGSLEVSNGVLARLLEEESLPDEAVADFIINLLFAGNETTAKTMLFAVYFLTQCPTALKQLLDEQESLKSCSNGEEMLTWQDYKAMSFTQCVIDESLRLGGIAIWLMREAIEDVKYQDYVIPKGCFVVPFLSAVHLDENVYNGALNFNPWRWMDPQNEEKRNWRNSPFYAPFGGGARFCPGAELARLQIALFLRSFVTTYRWTQTKEDRMSFFPSARLVNGFQIRLTRRHMQDEG, from the exons ATGATCATGACATTATTTTTCATAGTTTTTTTTCTCATTAAATTTCTTCAAAAAGAGAACACAAAACTGGCCAAAACTAGGCACAAAAAACTGCCACCAGGGAGAAGAGGTTGGCCATTGATTGGAGATAGTTTCAACTGGTACAATGCTGTTGCAAGCTCTCACCCTCCAACCTTCGTAGAACAACAAGTCAAAAg GtttgggaaaatattttcctgcaGTTTGTTTGGGAAGTGGGCTGTGGTGTCTGCTGACCCCAGCTTCAACCGGTTCGTGATGCAAAACGAGGGGAAGCTGTTCAAGTCGAGTTATCCGAAATCGTTTCGAGATTTGGTTGGGAAAAATGGAGTGATTACAGTTCAAGGAGAACAGCAAAGGAAGCTCCATGGAATTGCTTCCAACATGATGCGTCTTGAGAAGCTTAAGTTTCACTTTTTGGAAGATATTCAGAGGGTTATGACTCGAACTCTCTGCAGTTTTGAAGATGATCAACTCATTCTTCTCCAAGATGTTTGTAGAAAG GTGGCTATTAATCTAATGGTAAATCAATTATTGGGAATAACAAGTGAGTCTGAGATCAATGAGATGGCTCACTTGTTCTCTGACTTTGTTGATGGTTGTCTCTCTGTTCCTATCAATTTACCAGGCTGTCCTTATCACACTGCCATGAAG gcaagagagaaaataattaagAAGATTAATAGAACAATAAAGATGTACAGAGAAGAAGGGTCATTGGAAGTGAGTAATGGTGTGTTAGCAAGATTATTAGAGGAAGAAAGTTTACCAGATGAAGCAGTAGCAGATTTCATCATCAACCTTCTCTTTGCTGGAAATGAAACCACTGCTAAAACTATGCTTTTTGCTGTATATTTTCTCACTCAATGTCCCACAGCTTTGAAACAACTACTG GATGAACAAGAGAGTTTAAAGAGTTGCTCTAATGGAGAAGAAATGCTTACATGGCAGGACTACAAAGCAATGTCTTTCACTCAATGT GTTATTGATGAATCTCTTAGACTAGGAGGGATTGCAATATGGTTGATGAGAGAGGCCATTGAAGATGTCAAGTACCAAG ATTATGTTATCCCCAAAGGGTGTTTTGTGGTTCCATTTCTTTCGGCAGTACATTTGGATGAAAATGTGTACAATGGAGCTCTTAATTTTAATCCATGGAGGTGGATGGACCCTCAAAATGAG gaAAAGAGAAATTGGAGAAATAGTCCATTTTATGCTCCTTTTGGAGGAGGTGCCAGATTCTGCCCAGGAGCCGAGTTAGCTCGCCTTCAAATTGCTCTCTTTCTCCGATCCTTTGTTACTACATATAG GTGGACACAAACGAAAGAAGATAGAATGTCTTTCTTTCCTTCTGCCCGACTTGTAAATGGTTTCCAAATTCGCTTAACGAGACGACACATGCAAGATGAAGGATGA